TGCTTTCTCAAAATAGGTTCACATTCAGCTTCCACTGAATCCGAATCGATTCAGGTGACTATTGACAGTAAGAACTCGTATATTGCGGTATTCAAAAGCACAATTGTAACCCCTCGCGTCGTCGACAGATTTTCATAACATAATGTGAGAGTAAGACCCAGCATAAAAGTAAATGTTGCTCCAAGAATAAGtttaattctttcaatttagcaacattcttgatcaaaagcagcttttcttcttttcctattTTGTCTGATTACTTACGTACTTACGTGACCACTGCTTCATGCGGCATAGAATCCTAATGCCGAATTATTACCGTTCTGCCGACTGCCACAGATTCCCATCATGTTCCTCGCCAGCGTTCTGTTTAAATTAGTAAGCTGAATCCGTTATGACTTGGTATATTTGCTTTCCTGCCAAAGACATTCCAGTTTTCCCAACCCAAATAGGCATTGAGGTTGTCTGTAAGACTGGCCAACTTTCGATTTTCTTTAGCATTTGATCAAGAAAGTGAGGCTTCATCCAATTCCATAAAAAGATATATATTGACAAGACAGATACAACAATATAAAACGGGAGATTTCTCTCTCGCTGTCTGTCAAAGCCCGTTATGCTTCGATGGATGACTTGGCAATTTCATTCTTATCGACTGTCGAATGCACCTACCGGTTGTCaacaaacttatttttacCCCAACTCCTGAATTTCATtcgtgacattttttttcggtgAATTTAAAAATCCTAGGGTGGGCAGGTATTAATGTATTATGCTTCAAGACGCTTCGCTATGATACACtttctaaataataaaataaaataaaataaacttttgccAAGTACTGATATGTAGGCTTTAATATGAGTTTTTATCCAAAGAAAGATTTCCCTTGTGGATTCAGCCTTCAGCATCTATCGGTGCATCTTTTTAAAGGATAAATCAAAGCGAATTTCAAATATAAGTCAGATCTTGACAGCGAATCATTTTTCGAGATGTTTTCGACAATATTAGTCAATCGGAAGTCTAACGCATCTCGTCCGGGTCGAAACCTTTGCTCTGAAACTACGTTGAATCTCTCGTCAGTGCCCCACTTttgaggaaaagttgaaaaatacttGAACGGTTCAAAGAGACTTTCGAAAGGCTCTGACGAACAGTTTACGTACTCGGTGCCTTTTTTTAATCAACACCCTCATCATCCAATATCGATTCTGTTATACAAATAAATGAAAGAGACTTCCAGTGGCACTTATAGTACCGAATATTATCTATATTAAAAGAAGTACTACAAGAGCGGCAGCCGAGAAGTATGGAACGCCAtagggacaaaaaattaactgctacaaagtaagcattaatttagtgctctccaaaaataagtgctcaaaatttagtgctctctcgcatccgccctctagcgggcagttcaaaatatttcgtttctcCGCCTGCTTGTGAGAGGATTTAGAAGCTATATCGattaaaatccaatatttAGCTTAATTATGGGATTTATAAATTCGAATGCGTGCCCTTTTTCTTGCCTCATCACCTTTGCCAACCCGGCAACCCCTTATGTCTTCCGAGAATCCTGAAATCCGTCATCCATCCATTCCGGATTCCGGCGATGCCGAACATCGGAACATGCCTGGACTAATATTGTTACTTCTGctggcgaagaagaaaaagtatcgACGAAGGACTAGTCACGAAGATTACTTCGACAAGATGGAATCATAAAAAGACACGATAAAAATCACAGGACAGAAGGGTAGTGGCGGAGGTGATGGGGCAAGACGCTGATCGACGCTGATGTTTTCGAAAATTAGATTTCAATCGATATTcaattgtcaatattttcattgatagcgaaatattttgaaccgcCCGTTAGAGGGCGGATGCGAGAGACCACTAAATTTTGAGcacttatttttggagaaCACTAAATTAATGCTAACTTGggagcagttaattttttgtccctaTGGCGTTCCATAGAGAAGACTCTTTTTCAAAAGCTTCAAAGAgtaaaatttatgttttttggaggaggtttcttcgttttttaaattttgtattgTGCATTATTCAATATGTCAACCGTGTAGTTGCCCAGCGATGCTCCTCTtggttgtttgtgtttgtcCAAGCAAAGCAGCACATTCAGTTGCTATTGACTCGTCTTAATTTAGCTTCTTATGATATATCTGATTTATCCGGTCGTCCTATTTCACAATGTAATCTGATAACGGGTAACGTAATCAAACACTCtttaaaaaggaaactaaCTTTGGTTTAACCTTCATTCAGGGGCAATTGGGCACTTGTTTGATTACGTAATTCGTCGACAGCAatctttgatttcattactTGCGCTCGATCGATCTTGGCGTCTGAGTTTGAAGACGCGTATTACCAAGCGTATTACGTACGCGCGTTCCCTCTATAGATTGCATACATCGGAGAGAGAGTTTACTGCTGATGAAATCATAAACGGGTTTCCGCTATGCCTTAACACGGAATCTTTGTGACGGCCAAATAACAATAATTTCCAATACAACACGAGTGTGTATGACACTTTAATTAAAAGTCTCCGTCGGAATCTATTTGATCGTTTTCCGTAAGACGTGATACACAAGCGCAGGCTGCGAAGGCATAAAGCCGAAAAATGCCAATGTGTTCAAATTGGAATCTATTGTTGGGTTAAGAATGTTATTTTGTTCTAATAACTCTTAATCAGTCCTTGAATTTCATATTATGTGTTCGGAATTCCATCGTGTCAACTAATGAAAGAATGCTTCACCTAATTCCgctgggtttttttgttttgtttttttgtgttggcaGCCCAGTGGATGAACGTCCCGAGAACTCGACTAGTCATCTTCCTTATCTACGTCTACAGCATGGGTTGGGCCATGATGCCGTTCTTCGGCTGGGGCGGTTACGACGTCGAACCTTTCGGCATTTCATGCACTCTGGCCTGGACTCACACGGATCAAAGTACGTCATTTAGCCTATGCTTTATTCTATTCTTTattcaatacttttttttttcaataacaagaCATGTCTGGCTTCATGACTATGCCACGACAAAAGTATCTGCATGCGGCTtacaaacgaaaaagaaaatcttttcttaAACCCAAAATCCCCAAcatgaatttttaataaaaagcgCGAGACGGTGGGTTGGATGTAGCGAACGCATATTGTGGTTAATAgcatgaaacttttttttctgcttgtTGTGAACCCCATCAACTTTCAACTTTCGTTCCCAAAGTCTCCAACAGTTCTTAACAGTTTTTAAAGCTGCACTTTaccaatcgtttttttttcccttttttgcgcAACTTGATACTCATAAAATCCGTTAATAAACTTCGTTGCGTAGTTGCACTGGGCTTTTTACTGCGCAATGAGTTCCTAGCAAAAAGCAACAAACCTATAAATGCCCGTTCTTCTCCTCTTTACATAACTGAGATATGCGCCCGAACACAGCTTTCTGGTTATGACGTCAGCATGGCGTATATCAATTAGTTTGCATTTACTTCGATTTTTACTCAAATGAACTTTGCTCAACTTCCTTTTACGAAGCATTTTCTATGTTGCCAGCTAGTTGCTATAGATTCGAGAGAGGCAATGAAACACTATTTTATCAGCCGTTTCCGAGAGTTTAGAATGGAACAAGGAACGGATGAATGATTTCGTTTTAGCCCTAGAGAAACTAAGAGGGCAAACGTGCTTTAAGTCACGTACGAAAGATGTGAAACAAGACTTACTTCCCAAAGGCCCAGGTAAATCCAATACGGGTTCTGACGAAAGGCCTTTCCTTGTTCGTTTTGATATGGAGCTTTCTGTCGAGTATCGATCCTGTTCCTACCGAGTCAGATATTGTGTCGAGCGAGGTCTTGTTTTGTAGGTCAAATGCTTTGGGGTTCATTGCACAACACTGTACTACATATCAGAATTTACAACTTGCATAATTGAATACTTTCAATTTTGACAGATGACCAGAATTATATCCTGGCAGCCAGCATCTTCAACGTGTTTCTTCCGAGCATAGTCATCACGGCAAGTCACTTGGGCATCTTGTTCAAAATTCGTCAAGCGAGCCGAATGTTTTCCAGTAAATCAGCCGGCAAGCAAAGCAGCAAAGCCGAAATCCAGTTCATCCGGGTAATTCTATTAATTATGCCGCGTGATTAAGTTTGATTTGttgtaatttcttttcttcacacGCCCGTGGACTTCAAAGACCCTATTGATGTCCTTCAAATGTTTCCATTTATACAAAAATTTCAGATAATGAGAGCCAGATATTCTTTTCATCCAATCTACACAAAAGCGTGCTCTGCTCCTAGTATTTGAATTACGTTTATTATTTAGCTGGCGTACCGTATGATCAATCTACGCATTTCTCCATTCATATCGTTTGAATCCCCGAGGGCTATATTGTGTAACGTTCCTTTGAAGACATAATTACATCTATTCTTACGGCATGCTTTGCACTACCcatagaacaaaaataagttgcCTCTCGATGAAATATAAGCTATATCCTTTTACTTTCCTCGACGTTCAACGTGTAAGATAACAATGTGGGAAGCAATGTTAATATGTTTCTTTGGAGGGGCACTagaacattttgataaaatccTTTTGTGTTATTTTCGTAGGCAAAACTACCTATTGTTTCGCTCTGTTCTTTAAAAATAGTTGgttcatttatttgtttcgttttgacTTAATTAATCTGCAGGTCTCATTTGGAGTGTGTTTCGGTTTCCTTATTGCCTGGTTACCATATGCCTGCATCTCTCTTTGGTCCACCTACGGCGACGTTTCCGCCATCCCCCTTTGGATAACACCGTAGGAAATCATTTCTGCCTTACTGCACACACGCGAGCTGTCTAATTAATCCCATTTCTTATTAACGATATTTTCATGCTGCGGCAGAATTCCGGTTCTACTAGCCAAGTCTTCCATCGCTTACAATCCAATCATATACGTATTGCTGACGCGACGCTACAGGTACATACCGTTCGTTCTTAAGTACACCCCATCTTTACGTTGGAACAATATAAGATCGTAAGCTTCTTGCgctattgattttttgaacaccAAAACTGGAGGCCATATTCTAGACTCATTTCTGTAAAAGCTTATTTTTGAGTTACGTAACAAcgtcaaaaatttatttcttgcgggatttcttgttcttttttttttgtctttccctGAAACTTtgctgaaattttaatttcagtttttttccacgactgaaaaaattgtttcagtCAGGATTGATAGCATGTGATCGTaggcgtttttttaaattgaagctTAACCCGGCTAAACCATCAGTACTAAACCGACAGCTCGCTCACCACAGACAGTTTGATCTTTTTTGACGCAAATTGAGCTCTTGTTcggtatttttcattttccaaaaaagaaaaatccatcaaacaaaattataaaaatgaataaaaaatttccatcaGGAAATAATTTcagtttatattttattctatattccttttattttttatgaagGGTGGATTTTTCGAAAGCTTTGCGGGAGCTTCTTCAACTATCTGTCATCAAGGATGGTAGAAGAATAACAAATACGATTCCTTCTGAACAGGTAACATTGAAAGGTTAAACCTTATTATTTAATGAGGTCGATTTTCTTTATATCTTTTTTGCATTGGTACGCAGCTTTAAGATTATCTGGTATTGTAGATGGAGATGGAAAACATTGCTGGTGAAACCAATCAGACTGAACATTCACTGAATATGGCCGTCGAAGAAATCAGCACTGAAGAAGTCGTCCGTGGCTAGTGATAGAATACCTCTTTATTTGTGTTCGGCACCTAAAGAAACGGTGAATCATATCTCTGTGGAATCATATCTAAAGCAATTGTAACGAGATCGCTTTTGTGCTGAATTTGATGTGATTTATCTGTGGTCGATTAGGAGATTCGAAAACGAGTCCTCCATACCTTGATATTGTTACGCATGCTCACTTAAcccgaaaataaaacaaaacattacCTGATACCATCACCAttcccaacaaaaaaaaagtataattATTGCTCAGTGTGTTTATTGAATATTAATCATCTTTTTTCAATATCGCGTCCATTATTATGTAATTTTCTTGAAGTGGAATTTAACTCTAATGACTTGCAGCACATACACTGTTTTGTCATTGTTTCGATACAATTCTTTTCATGTGTTTCTTTAGTGtacattgatatttttcaccCTGCTTACTGCTGTTGAATTTATTGGAAAATTTTCCTATTGTTGGAACGAAGTTCAGTGGGATCGATCTCCCGTTTATGATTGTTTATTGAACGTTTCCAAAAGTCTGTAAGTTTCAGAACAGTTTTTCCACGTGTTTGCATATTTTACAATGACCATTAATATGACCTATTCCAATACATGGGAAGCCACCGTTTGACGATCGAGAAATTATTTCTATGAAAAGAGAGCTAGAGTGTATAAATACAGTAGAGGATCGATTATTGTGTAATACACAACTATCttggactttttcttttactattAAAATTCAATCGAAGAATGAATCTTTTCACACTCCCGTGTGAATAGATTTCTTGACATATGCCtgttaatattttaatatgCAAATATTAGctagaagaataaaaaggaattgctCTATTCTATTGTTCGTGTACCAATTCAAATAAAGGCGGGCTTcggttttttaataattctcttttcttcgttCGAAATTGTCGAAGTGGCAGCGTTGTTCAACATTTACAACGATTGTTGTGACACAAGTGAAACCTCTAAAGCTGATACGGAAAAAACAAGTTTAATTTGTTCTTCGTGATAGTTACTTGTGGTGCTTATACgcgtcataaaaaaattaaataacgtGTTTTATTTTGCCATGAATTCGATGCTTTTTAACTTTAAGTAAGTGCTTGAAATAGATTTTTCAATGGATCAGATTAAGGAGGGCGAAGATCCCAATTGTTGGACTCCAGATTCCTTGAGGAATTGCCAATCTCTAACCTTAGCGTCAGACGTGGCTCTATTAAAATGCATGCAGAACCTTTCGTTGGTGGGTCTCAACACAGatattgttcatttttctttgtttacatTTGTCATTTTGCCTTCCAGAGGATGGTCTCCAGTGCCAACGGCTTGCTGAAAGATTTGGATGCACTGAACGAGGACACAACATCTGCATGTGTTGAAGTTGAGTATTGCATTCAGAATCTTAACTTGATATCCACAAAACAGTTCATGGAAAAACGAGTGTATGATGAAGAAGTCacagagaagagagaagaatccACCACTCAAATCCAGCCTGTTATTACTTCCATAGACTTTGTacccaaaataaaagaagccaTTAGAGAAGGCTTGCCTGCTGTAAAAGCGCAAATAGCTAATTTTGAAGAGCGAATCAATGGAAACTCTTCTCAGTCACTGAACAGAAATCCCAACAGTCATTACTCCAGATCATTGCCTTACTTATTAGGGACAGAAGAGTTCATTGATAGCCCTACTGTTGGAGTTGCAGAAGGACAAAAGTTCAAGTCTGGATCATCTTCAAACCTTCAGCTACCTATCCAGACATCCAACAGCACTCTGTCATCTGTTCAGTCATCCCCCTCTTTGAAGTCAAATTTGCAGGTGCCTGTACCTGTTGAAAATCGAGTGCATTCAGATTCAGATGTCTCTTCTATGTCTGAAGCGGGCGGCGGAAtttgtaatgaaaacaaagagATTGATGAAACGATGAAAAGGCCGACTCTCGGTAATCTTAAAGAAGAACTGAGTGCTCGACTGAAAAATGCAGgagattcaaaattgaaaacgacTTCTGAAGCGTACGTAACGCCTAATGCAAAAGTACCTGTCAAAAGTGAATCTCAGCGCCAGGAACTTGAAAATTCCATTCCTTCTCACATCGTAGCTGCCGTACAACCAAAGTCTGATACCGAACCTTCAAGAGAGATTATTAAGCCACCTAAAAAGAGAAACTTGTTTGATGATAGCAGTGAATCGGAAGGTgaacttttcaaaacgaatttACCCAAAGTACCTGCTGTTCCTCCTAATCTATTCAGTCAACCAGAATCGAAACTTCCACCATCTATTCCTCAACTTGTTGTggccaaaaataataacactcCAACGTTTGCCAAGACCAAGAGTAGTGCTTTATTCGGATCGAGCGACAGCGAGGACGACCTTTTCAGTGGAGCTATTACGGCAAACGAAACAACTTCAAAACCAGTTGCTAAACCAATCGTAAAGGTAGCAGCAAATTATTCAGATGACGAGGACAACATATTTTCATCTCAGATTGCCAAGCCGAAGAATTCCCAATTACCACCCACCATCACAGTGGCAGCGCCTCCAATTAAATCGGGGTCTTTATTCGACGACGAAGACGTGCCGGATTTTGTTTCCAAGAAATCTATCTTGCCAGTTAAGGTTGCAGTACCCAAACCACAAGACCAACAGCCAGTTCTTCAAACCAAACAACCCCAAAGATCCGAACAGCCACAGCAAAGGAATCTTTTTGCCGACA
Above is a genomic segment from Daphnia pulicaria isolate SC F1-1A chromosome 8, SC_F0-13Bv2, whole genome shotgun sequence containing:
- the LOC124311246 gene encoding opsin-5-like isoform X2, translating into MSIIEPDNPTNDSNSYFPVSDGDGLGDSTSIVPDKFQSIFDPWGDYVFATVIIIIGVVSLFGNGLAVHVFRRKGSEINVPEVLLLNIAVVDLFLGIASYPATIVAAFSHRWVFGQTGCTLYAFTCYFLGLATILSLTALAIFRFIKTCFPQKAQWMNVPRTRLVIFLIYVYSMGWAMMPFFGWGGYDVEPFGISCTLAWTHTDQNDQNYILAASIFNVFLPSIVITASHLGILFKIRQASRMFSSKSAGKQSSKAEIQFIRVSFGVCFGFLIAWLPYACISLWSTYGDVSAIPLWITPIPVLLAKSSIAYNPIIYVLLTRRYRVDFSKALRELLQLSVIKDGRRITNTIPSEQL
- the LOC124311246 gene encoding opsin-5-like isoform X1: MSIIEPDNPTNDSNSYFPVSDGDGLGDSTSIVPDKFQSIFDPWGDYVFATVIIIIGVVSLFGNGLAVHVFRRKGSEINVPEVLLLNIAVVDLFLGIASYPATIVAAFSHRWVFGQTGCTLYAFTCYFLGLATILSLTALAIFRFIKTCFPQKAQWMNVPRTRLVIFLIYVYSMGWAMMPFFGWGGYDVEPFGISCTLAWTHTDQNDQNYILAASIFNVFLPSIVITASHLGILFKIRQASRMFSSKSAGKQSSKAEIQFIRVSFGVCFGFLIAWLPYACISLWSTYGDVSAIPLWITPIPVLLAKSSIAYNPIIYVLLTRRYRVDFSKALRELLQLSVIKDGRRITNTIPSEQMEMENIAGETNQTEHSLNMAVEEISTEEVVRG